The DNA region cacgCACTGGTTATGAATATCACATATTCTTAGTTCGGTTGGTGAAAATGTGGCCATGTATTTGTACGGTGGTATGTTAAGGATTTACTCCTCAACGATTGATTCCACGTCGAACTTCGCGGGTGCCTTGCCCGTCGATCAGATTCGTCGTCAGAAAACAATAGGTTTTCTTGTGTGTGAGGCgcaagaaagaaaagaacagagagagagatagcgtgagattattttatttcttaaggtgggaaataaaatacacacatatttatactaaggaccctagggttgattcgacctacgatccgggaaagaatcaacgaagaaaacccggaaaggaGCTTAACGTTCGCTcaacgaataattaaagaaaaaagaatattCTAAactattacattatttaaatgacttcaaagaaataaataaagacttaaagaaataattaaagCCTTCGTCTTCACCCAGGCACGAAGTCTCCATAACGCGACGGCCTCTTCACGACCCGTCTCTCCGACCTAGCTCGACGCGTCTGCTCTGGCTGCTGCACCTCCGCCGATACGCTAGTGTCAGCGTCGAGTTCTACTTCCGGATGCACTTCCTGTTCCTTCAGCCTAGCCGACGGAGGACCCGTAACAACTCCCCCCCCCCTAGACcgctccttgtcctcaaggagagCTGGAAATTTCTTGCGCACCAAATCCGCCGGCTCCCTCGTCGGGTTCTCCCCCGAGTCGTCTGACCATACCAGCTGAACTTCCTCCACAGCTGCCCCATCATGCCAGACCGTCCGTCGATCCAATATCTGGATAGGATATGACACCGGTTTGCCCCTCGCAAAACGTTCTGGCAACGCCGTAGTAACCCAATTAGTGTTCTCCACAAAAGGCTTCAACAATCCCACGTGAAACACATTATGCACGCGGCTCCCTTCCGGTAATTGCAATCGGTAAGCCACCTGCCCAATTCTCTCAAGCACCTAAAAAGGCCCATAGAAACGCCGAGACAACTTCGACGACAAGGGCTTCGCCACAGAATATTGCCTATATTGCTGCAACTTGAGGAGGACTCTGTCTCCCACCGAGAACTCCAACTCACGACGATGCTTATTAACCGTCCTCCGTATCCGTTGCTGGGCCCGCTCCAAATTGTCACGGAGCAGCCGAATAGTCTCCCCACGTTGACGAATCAAGGCTGCCACATCAGGGGGAGTCGACAACGAAGGGGGCGCCGCGATCAGCGGTGGCGGTTCTCGCCCATACAACGCCTCAAATGGCGAGATCCCAAGACCCTCATGGTGGAAGCAATTCAAGGCGAGCTCCGCCAAAGGTAAAAAATTAGCCCATTTAGTCGGCCTATCCGCTGTGAACGCCCGCAAATATTGCTCAAGACCGCGGTTACGGACCTCCATCTGGCCATCCGTCTGCGGGTGATAAGCGGTGGAGAAATGTAGCTTAGTACCACTTAACCGCAACATTTCCTCCCATACATCGTTTAAGAAAACCGGATCCCTATCCGATACCAAGGTTTTTGGAAAGCCATGGTGTTTCACCACCGTCTCAATAAATAAGTTCGCAATCTTCAAAGCATTGTAGTGAACCGGCAGCAAGGCGAAATGCGCATATTTGGACAAACGATCCACCGCCACCATTACACCTGTGAATCCTCGAGAGGACGGTAGACTCGTTATGAAATCCATCGAAACGTCCTCCCACACTTGGGAGGGAATAGACAGTGGCTGCAACAGCCCCGCTGGCTTTTGGGTCGAGTATTTGGTCGTCTGACAAACATAGCAAGACTCGACAAAATTCTGAACCTCCTTCCTCATTCCCTTCCAGTAAAACGACGCAGCTAAGCGCCGAAATGTCCTCTCCAACCCTGGATGGCCTGCCGCGGGGGACGAGTGATGCTCATACAAGAGTGCCGCCTTCGCCTCCGAATCCTTGCTCACATAGACTCGcattttatagtataataacCCGTCCACCAAGGACACCGCCGGGTCGGCCTTCCCGTGCTGCAGCGCCGCTTGTAATTCAATCAAATCAGGAGTGGAATTTGTCTCGAGCTTCAACAACTCCCATACGTTCGGAACAGGGTGGGCAGTCGCCATCAGTGCTAGGCCCGCTTCCTCAACTGCCTTCGCGGACTCTTCCGCCTTACCCGCCGCCGATCCGCTGTCCGGCTGCTCGATCATCACCCCCCCGTCCGACACCTCCATGTCTCGTCTCGAAAGTGCATCAGCCGCCTTATTTGAGGCTCCTGTTTTATATTCGATGCGGAACTTATAACCCATCAGTTTTCGTGCATAGAACTGTTGGTCCGGTGTCTGAATGATCTGTTGTAACAATTCCTTAAGGCTCTTCTGATCACTGCGGATGATGAATTCACGGCCCAGTAAATACTGTCGCCATTTCTGCACTGCTTCGACAATTGCGTACAGCTCTTTATGGTAGGTAGACGACACTCGTCGCCTCGGACCTAATTTCTTACTAAAGAATGCCAACGGATGGCCATCTTGGAGTAACACAGCCCCAATTCCAAAGTCCGACGCGTCTGTCTCAAGATAAAAAGTCCAGCTAAAGTCCGGGAGGCGGAGAGTCGGAGCCGACGTCATCGCCCGCTTTAAGGCGTTGAAGCTTTCGGACGCGGCGGCTGACCATGCGAAGCTATCCTTCTTCAATAGTTCTATCAGTGGGTCAGCGATGGAAGCATAGTGCTCGATAAACCGTCGATAGTACCCTGTGATACCCAGGAAGCCGCGTAGCTGTTTCACGGATGAGGGCACCGGCCAAGCCACCATAGCCTCAATCTTCGTCGAGTCTGCCTTCAAGCGGCCGTATGAAATGAAGTGACCCAAATATTCTACCGTCGAACACGCAAAGGTGCACTTTGACAGTTTCACGAAGAAGTGGTGGGCCTTGAGGATCGATAACACTTCGTGAATGTGCTGGATGTGTGACATGAACGTCGGGCTGTAGATGAGGATGTCATCGAAGAACACTATCTCCCACTGCCGCAGGGCAGGCCTGAAGATGGAGTTCATAGCTGCCTGAAATGTCGAGGGCGCGTTCGTCAGGCCAAACGGCATAACCTAGAACTCAAAGTGCCCGTCATGAGTCCTAAACGCAGTCTTGAATATGTCTTCCTCGGTCATTCGAATCTGGTGATACCCCGAACGTAAGTCCAACTTTGTGAAGAATCGTGCCGCGCCCAGCTCGTCGAACAATTCATCTATCGTCGGAATCGGGAAATGATCCGGGACGGTGACCGCATTCAGGGCTCTGTAGTCAATACAGAAACGGAAGGAGCTGTCCTTCTTTCTGATGAGTAGTACCGGCGACGAGAACGGACTCTGACTCGGTCGAATGATGCCTGATTCCAACATCTCTTTCACCTGCTTCTCGATCTCATTCTTCTGGAAGTAGGGGTATCTGTACGGCCGTGCGTTTACCGGTTTCGCATTCGACAATAGGTGGATCTTGTGGTCGAATTGCCGAATAGGGGGAACTCCCGACGGAAGCCCAAAAACTTCCTTGTGGGATTCAAGCACGCTACGGATCTCGTCTGGCAGCTCAGGCGGAAATACCAACGCCTCTACCGCCGACCCCTCTCGGGGACCTTCTGCCGGCAGTTGGACCAATTCAAACAACTCCGTTTGACCCAGCAGAGGGAGGAGGGATGCAAATGTTTTCAGCGACACCTCCTCTGCTGACGGCGGAACGAGCTTAAGGCAGACGTGTCGCCCATTCCGCAAGAATTCCAACGTCCCCTCGATATAATCGCTGGTCACTCTGCGCATCTGTTTAAGCCAAATCTTTCCCAATATCACCTCGGGACCATGCACATGAAGAATGTGTAAGTCAACCAGAAAAATATGCTTTTGAATTACCACCCGAGTTTGTACGGACGCATGAGTGCAAAGTAATGACGCATCGTTACCGACGTACACGCGAAAAGGTCGGATCTGCTGCAGTGGTAAAGCTAATTTTTCCGCCACCGTAGGATGCAAGAAGTTGTGGGAGCTCCCCGTATCCACTAGAATGCGCAGAGATAAGTCGCCGATCACCCCTCTCAGTTCAATATCCTCCTCTCGCTGTCTGCCATCAAGGGCGTAAATGTGGGACAGATCCGCGGAGATAACCGGCGTCTCTCCCTGCCCATCCTGATCATCGTCATCCTCATCCGAGTCCATATCAGCTCCTATGTTAACCAGAAACCTGCCCCGACAAGAGTGGCTCGCAACCCACTTCTCCGGGCACCACCAACAAAGCCCCAGCTTAGAGCGCTCCGCACACTCCGCTGCCGTCAACCGCACCACCGGCATCTTGGAGTATTCCTGCCCCTTCGATTGGGCTGGACGATTCAGAGGTTGCACCAGCAACGCCAGCTGCTGTTGCTGGGTTGTGAACTGCCGCTGGTCGCGGTTCTGCCAGGCCCGGCGCTGCCCCCCTGCTGGTGCCGTCGGCCGCTCCACCGTTGCGTCATATTCAGTTGCCAAAGCCATTGCCGCCGCCACGGAGGGCGGGTTCTGGTGTTTAACCTGGTTCTTCACCGGCTGCTGAAGGCCCTCCACGTAGATAGGCAGCAAAATATATTCCGGAAACCCACGTACACGATTGAGCATCGTCTCAAACGCCGTGTGGTACTCAGCCAGCGATCCCGACTGGCACAACTTCGCAATGAGGCCAATGAAATTCTGAAAATACTGGGGGTCGAAACGCCGACGCACATCCTCCAAAAATTCCTTCCATTGGGCATGCGGGTTGTTTGCGCGATAGTTGAAGACCCATTCCGAAGCGGGCGGATCGAACAACATCACCACATAATGCAATCTGTGGTCCTCTGACATCAATAAGTGTTCAAAATAATACTGGACCCGTGCAATCCAATTAGCCGCATCAGTACCATCAAATCGCGGCTGTTGCATCTTAAATTGTAGAGGATGATCAAACTGCTGGCCCCCGTTCTGTCTAACCGCGGGATTGTCCCAACTCGTCGGTTGGGGCAGAAGTTGCTCCCTCGAATCTCGTACAAGGAGGGTCCCACGCTGATCCTCGACTCCCAAATGGGCCCGCCCCGGGCGACGTCCTCAAACTATGGTTTGTTAGATGCGGAAAACCCTGAAAGCCTCGTCCCGGCGGCTCCCCCAACAACGAACGCGATGGCCCCGTTGACAACACACCCGTGGCCTGCGTATAGATCGGAAACGGCGGCTGCCCACTCGACGGCGGTTCAGGATCCGGCCGCTGTGGGTGAACCCTAGTTGGCGCGCCGCGCTCCGCGGCCTCCATACGCGCCTCCATCCGCGCCAGAGACGCCAGCATGTGCTCCATCGCGATGGCAGTAGCGTCCAACGGTGTGGTAGACGTAGGCAGTGGCTCTAGGCCGCGGATTGATAGTGGTTCCATGCGACCAGAGTGTGGCATGCTTCCGATGAGTACAaggatgaaagcaccacttgttaaggaTTTACTCCTCAACGATTGATTCCACGTCGAACTTCGCGGGTGCCTTGCCCGTCGATCAGATTCGTCGTCGGAAAACAATAGGTTTTTTTGTGCGTGAGGCgcaagaaagaaaagaacagagagagagagatagcgtgagattattttatttcttaaggtgggaaataaaatacacacatatttatactaaggaccctagggttgattcgacctacgatccgggaaagaatcaacgaagaaaacccggaaaggaGCTTAACGTTCTCTCAACGAATAATTAACGAAAAAAGAATATTCTAAactattacattatttaaatgacttcaaagaaataaataaagacTCAAAGAAATAATTAAAGCCTTCGTCTTCACCCAGGCACGAAGTCTCCATAACGCGACGGCCTCTTCACGACCCGTCTCTCCGACCTAGCTCGACGCGTCTGCTCTGGCTGCTGCACCTCCGCCGATACGCTAGTGTCGGCGTCGAGTTCTACTTCCGGATGCACTTCCCGTTCCTTCAGCCTAGCCGACGGAGGACCCGTAACGTGGTAGCAGTGAAAGGTGGGTATGATTTCTAAAAGAAATCTGTACATATCTATATACGCTCCTTCTCTTGGTAAACATAATTCAGGAACAAATTTCGTTAAAAACAAAGCTCTGTAACTAGTAAACAAAAATATGAGCTAGAGTTTAATCAAAATTAGTACTGCTATTATACAAATTActatactataattattaattaaaaaaaacacaaatagTTCTTACACGGTCTTATTCCCATCCAACATGAACCAAGACTTGTTAGAACACCACAGTTCTAACTGAGCCTTACTCACTAAGACAAGCAACCAACATAACCTAGACTTTAGCCAAATAAAACAAAGCAGATTCTCCTACAACAAACACAGCCCAGAAACTGCATTTCCTACATTAACACTCCCCACAACTCTAAAGCTTGTTATTGTACCAGAACACACCTTTGTTCTCTTCACCTTCATCGGGCTCAACGTAGATGCATTCCTTCACCTCTCTAAACATGGCCTTAAAAACTGGAGTCTCGTCCAACTGGTAGTACTTTCCTAGGATTGGTCTGATAGCCTTTGTTGCCTCCATCGCATGGTAGTGCGGTATGGTCGAGAACAGATGGTGTGCGACATGGGTATCTGTTATGCTATGGAAGATGGTGTTGAGAATGCCATAATCTCTGTCGACTGTGGCCAGGGCGCCACGCAGCCAATCCCACTCTGACGAGTCGTAGTGGGGGAGGGCAGGGTGGGTGTGCTGCAAGAAAGTGATCAAGACGAGGAACCCATTGACCACGAGCAGTGGGCCACCATAGACACACAGAACCCACGCCAGTCCTTTAGCTACAGACATACGGTACAGCCCATAGAAGACAGCAAGAATGCCTGCATCAGAGATGAATATCTGCACGCGCTCCCGATCAGAGTAGATCGGGCTGTTTGGGTCAAAGTGGCATGCGAAGCGGTCGTAAGGCCTTCCAGAGAAGTTGAACATAAGGTATAGAGGCCAGCCTAAAGTGAGCTGGACGATGAGGGTGATGACTCTGCCGGGTGGGTTGTTCATGTACTTGGCAGTCCAGTTGACCCCTGACTTGACCTTGGGGACAAACACCTCGTCCCGCTCAAGTGAGCCGGTGTTTGAGTGGTGGCGGCGGTGGCTGTATTTCCAAGAGAAGTACGGCACGAGGAGAAATGAGTGCAGGATTAGACCAACAGTGTCATCTAGCCATTGGTAATCACTGAAGGCATGGTGGCCACATTCGTGGGCAAGGACCCAAACACCGTTTAGGATACAACCTTGGCATATCCCATAGAGAGTCCAGGCTAGGTAGGAGAGAGGCTGGGGGAGCTGTTGGATGTAGTTTGTGGCGACAGAGTAAAACAGAGAGGCAATGATAAGGTCATACACGACGTAGGAAAATGAACGAGGAATAGATCGCTTGAAACAATGGGGTGGAATAGCTTTCTTGATCTCGCCAAGTGTAAATGGAGGCTTTGCGTGCGGAACTCGTTGGACGACATCAGACTTTGCCTTCTTATCGGCAGGGGGTACAGACATACGCCCTCCAGCACCCATTGTTCAGCGACCTGCAAAATTATGTGTTAGTAACTTCCAATGAAGCTGCAGATATGAAACAACTATATAATGTGGTCTGGCAAAAAATTCATGTTTCTATTGAATCAGCACCCTGACAAATGTTTTGCTCTCAAGATTTTAACATGGGTacaatatttaatcaatattgGGACAAAGAAAGATTTATAGCAGGGGTGAGCAAGAATTAAGCATGCTCGAAAACTGACAAAGAGTTACTCCGTAATCCCTTAATTCCTCAAGAGAGTAACTTCCAGATTAAGGAAGTACTACAGCTTAAGAAATACACTTAGATCGGCATTGCTTAGATACCTACACAAAAGTCTAGCTTAGGAGTTACTTAAGTCATCCCTTCTTAAACACCTACAAATAGCCAGTAAGGTGAACCAATACGAAAAGATAAATTACCAGTTTAATTATGTTATACGTTTCACTCATGCAAGATATTTTAAGAAAGGAAGTCTATACATTTCTTTGACcatgattaaaataataataaaaacctATGATGCGGCTAGGGAGGTCAATTTAGCtcgtaacccgtgggctggcccgaatagcccgccaaatttatagggttaggggcctgataaaattacagcccgattagcccgcacccgattaacccgcaacccgttagggccagacccgaaaacccgatgggctagcccggaaacccgataaaatttctgttgttctatttatttgactctaattcgacattttattgattattttataaaatagattactgaaaaaataactttccattttatatattaaatatataaactatatattaagtttttattaatataataattgataaatgaattagaaacttcaaattcactaaaaaaatatatttaaatttctaaacatgctttaaaatttcttgatgtttatgttttattttgcataaatctcaaatattagtatttgatcatatttatgtttgagtttaagcatatatctcaaatttatcataattaaatattttacattttataaatataactaattttcaccattatttattggattgatcgcatgttaattttatcggtagcaacccgagcttttagggttatggttgaacttttatatcccgaaaaaatcacaacccaattagcccgcacccgattgacccgcaacccgaataaggttggcccgaaacccagTGGACTGTGACATCCCTAGATGTGGCCACTAGAAACTGCGGGGAAGGTGAAATTCAAAGGTGCGGCTTAAGCTAAGtatagaaatgaaaaaattgtgTGTGCATGGATTAAGCCCAATTATTGTACAACACCAAGCTCATTAGACAActgttaatttttatttgtggcCCCGGAGATATTCAGACTTAATAACAGAAACCACAGCTGTCGATTAGATTTCGGCGTAATAAAGCATtgaatcttttattttccattaAAAACGATGCAAGCAATTACATCAAAAGGGTCATTATTTAAATACGCCGATACTTGCTAGGGAAAACCATTTTATGGACAATTGACAAAGCAAAGCAAGTTGGCCATAGTCATAGAAGTGAATATTacagaatatttttttatgtaaaaaaatattaaatgaaaaatatatatagaaaattaactaaaaaacCGAAAGGCTGAAAGTAGACATGGCCACTAAGCAAAATTTTGTCCAGTCTTCTAACTGCCCATGTAAAAAGTTGAGGCTCTAATAAAAACCTTCCAACTACCAAACAAGGATTCATAGTCTCTAAAACGAAAGATATTCTATCTCAAGCTAAAAATGAAAGATGGAAATGAGACAGACTGCCTAAAACGCACATATTCTATCTCATTAGGAAATCAAGACAATAGATGAATTGCACTACCCCATTAATAGAATGCtatgattattatttttgtgccaattaaattaataagaTATTAAAGGCGACCTGAGCACATGAAAAAGAGAACGCGACAATAATGTCTCTCTTTATGAAGAGCATGCACAAAGGTGGACGCCGGCCCCTcgtccgtccgcgccgctggcacagcgctgctcgatgccagcgagcaggcgacgtggcggcacgcgattgggctacggcatagccgttgcctttgaattttttttatttaaaattcgttatttaatttttaaaaatgataaaaaaatatttttcaaatcacaaaatatggccgtttttttgccagttttctgaattttttttcccccaaatcatctataaatacacacattcatcatccatttatcacttcaaatcatctcccattcatctctcattcataattctcatacaaactatcaacacattcatctctcactcaaaacctccaatggatatcgccgacatcatgttcacgtgtattatcgtacacaacatgattatagccgacgaaggaccgagggcggctagcttgtACGACGAGGTTGAAGCCGAAAGCTCAACcacgaggtctcccccacgccgaggtgcgcatacgacggttggccagaggatcgagacaaggcacacaatgcgcgatacccgaacccacatacAAGAAGacttaatcaaacacatgtgggcgaaattcggcaacgagtagtggtttttttaattttaggattttaattatgtaatttttaatttttaggattttaattatgtctttttaaatttatttgtaatttgtaatgttatttcggttttttaatgaattttcatattatggaaatgtttttgtttaattgaattttaaattgaattgtgcccgttcttgcggaagagcacagttgtgggtgttgtgctcttgccagagagcaggcaggaatagtggcgccgggcccacaaccgtgctcgctggcaagagcacgatcGTGAATGCTCTAGGTGTTAAATATTTGACACTGCACCAACCAAAACTATTAATCGATTCACACGTGAATGCTCTAGGTGTTAAATATTTGACACTGCACCAACCAAAACTATTAATCGATTCACACGTGATTTACTCCACTTTTTAAATGTCAGATTTTTtggtaaaatactaaaaaatctGAGAAAATCTGGAGGtgctataaaaaataatactaaaagcAAATCTTATTCAGGATGAGAAGATCTGGAGGTGCAATGGCATTGGAATATATTTGACGATTATAAAAGAGTGAATCGTAAATGGTCTCTGAACTATGCCTTTTGCACACCAATGAtccctgaactttaaaaatatcgtgggtAGTCTCTGAAttaaggtgtaatcacatttatggtactttttcattattcatcataattttacacccaaaatgcccccaaggcatgaagggcattttgggactttcatatctaggtattgaatttgatactccctccgtcccgggctactcgctcatttccttttcggctcggagattaaggaatgagtgtataggaaagtcaaaaatgacggctgtaggtgaaatttttactaaaaatagaaagagtgcaagtaacttgggacgcccaaaaaggaaataagtgcgagtagtgcgggacggagggagtattttctttatctagtactaaatatgatattttcttatagtttgagtacctaaaatgatattattcacttcaagtacctaaaatgatattattcacttcactttttcaacatttcttctttctctctttctctaaaaaaaaaaaaaaaaaatagtactatgaaattattaaatatattaattataaaaatcaaaattataaatttaattataaaataattttcacaaaatttaattttgattgtgatttgattatttttttaatattaaaaattaatttttttaattaaaactaagcaTTAATTTTTGATGATATATTCTCTTGATCTATTATAAGTTTTGATGATATATtctcttaattaattttttaaattaaactaagcattaattttcgaaaaaattaagaatttttgcaaaattaatttttaggaagtaaaaaattaataagctTACTTGCATGTAAAATGTGTTGAAGTCGTTGTAGCCATCCCTACATACATGGTAAAAGAAAATTTTGACGCTTGAGTACGAATGCATATACAAGGCTCATCAATCAACAAGGTTATTAAGTTATGACTATATCTCAATTCTCATGGTCAAAAAACAGTTACAATCATAGATTCTTGGCCAAAAATAAAACTTCCATAATTTCCCAAAACATCAAATACTTTGTGAATTACAAGAGTTTTCACTCCACACCCAACTGACAACAATCAATCTTCATGTGAGTGAACAATAATAGATCAAGAGAATATATCatcaaaaattaagaatttttcgaaaattaatgcttagttttaattaaaaaaattattttttaatattaaaaaaataatcaaatcacaatcaaaattaaattttgcgaaaattattttataatttttataattaataaatttaataatttcatagtactaatttttatttttatttttagagaaagagagaaagaagaaatgttgaaaaagtgaagtgaataatatcattttaggtacttgaagtgaataatatcattttaagtaatcaaactataagaaaatatctagtactagataaagaaaatatcaaattcaatacctagatatgaaagtccCAAAATGCCTTCATGCCTTGAGGGCATTTTTGGTGTAAAATtatgatgaatagtgaaaaagtaccataaatgtgattacaccttagtttaaggactacccacgatatttttaaagttcagggaCCATAGGTGTGCAAAAGGCATAGTTCAGggaccatttgcgtagttcactcGTTATAAAAAATCACAGATGGCGATTCATCTCTGTCCTTCATCCTAGAAGGAGAAAATGATTaaaaagtaaaatcagaaaaaactTGATTGAGTACGAAACCGTTAAAATGAGTTCATCCAGCCCCAAACAGTAGACTATAGATCCAAAAACCAAACCACATTCGACAATTTTAACAAACACTTGAGAGTCAAATCCATTATTCCAGATTGAGCATGTAGAAACCGAAGAAAGTTGCGTTAAATTTCACACGATCAGATACACAGCCAATCCAGATCTATTCACGTATCTCACCGAAACAAAATCACATGCACTCAAATTCAGCTAAAAATAGGAGGCGAACAGCAGAAATGAGAAGAAGATCTACGCGCATTTCCCCAATCCGCCAAAAAAAAAGAGGCATCGAAAGGCATTGCAATGAAACGAGGAGGAAAAAGATGCATTAATTTCCAAATGTCAAtgtctatattttcttttcttatgGTATAACGATATGACTTGGAGTGCATCTTCCCATTTTACAACAATATATGGAAATTTCATAATGTAAATTAAAGaaggaatatttttttatgccCACGAACTTTATCAAGATATCAATTTTAGTCCATAACAATTGAAATTTTCTGAGATCCATTAACTTCGATGTGATATTATTTAAACCATATTTTCACTGTATCaaatttttttggatgaaaatactcTCAAGTCTATGAACGTTTAAATCTTGAACAGACCCATTTGACATTCCTAGTAAGAATAAACAATGTCAATTTAAGATTGATAAAATATATCATATTATACTACGAATGTATAAtcatcaatataaaaaattattttacaaaaCAAAAACCCAAAAAATGTTGCAATTAAGCGTGGCTTCAGTCTGGAAATTTAATTTCACCAATGTATTGCACAGGCCCGTTGTGTACCTCTCTTATTTATTTCGTTTTTATTTAGATTGAAAACGTGAACAGGCTAAAAATCTACTTATTCAATTGATGTTTAATAAATTGAATAAGTGTGCTAGTCCAATACGAATTATTGAATTGATGGTTACTCAAAATTCGTACTCCCTATTCTTAGATTATATGTTTAtactaaataattttattttctcccttaca from Salvia splendens isolate huo1 chromosome 9, SspV2, whole genome shotgun sequence includes:
- the LOC121747569 gene encoding delta(12)-fatty-acid desaturase FAD2-like, which codes for MGAGGRMSVPPADKKAKSDVVQRVPHAKPPFTLGEIKKAIPPHCFKRSIPRSFSYVVYDLIIASLFYSVATNYIQQLPQPLSYLAWTLYGICQGCILNGVWVLAHECGHHAFSDYQWLDDTVGLILHSFLLVPYFSWKYSHRRHHSNTGSLERDEVFVPKVKSGVNWTAKYMNNPPGRVITLIVQLTLGWPLYLMFNFSGRPYDRFACHFDPNSPIYSDRERVQIFISDAGILAVFYGLYRMSVAKGLAWVLCVYGGPLLVVNGFLVLITFLQHTHPALPHYDSSEWDWLRGALATVDRDYGILNTIFHSITDTHVAHHLFSTIPHYHAMEATKAIRPILGKYYQLDETPVFKAMFREVKECIYVEPDEGEENKGVFWYNNKL
- the LOC121749322 gene encoding uncharacterized protein LOC121749322 — protein: MQQPRFDGTDAANWIARVQYYFEHLLMSEDHRLHYVVMLFDPPASEWVFNYRANNPHAQWKEFLEDVRRRFDPQYFQNFIGLIAKLCQSGSLAEYHTAFETMLNRVRGFPEYILLPIYVEGLQQPVKNQVKHQNPPSVAAAMALATEYDATVERPTAPAGGQRRAWQNRDQRQFTTQQQQLALLVQPLNRPAQSKGQEYSKMPVVRLTAAECAERSKLGLCWWCPEKWVASHSCRGRFLVNIGADMDSDEDDDDQDGQGETPVISADLSHIYALDGRQREEDIELRGVIGDLSLRILVDTGSSHNFLHPTVAEKLALPLQQIRPFRVYVGNDASLLCTHASVQTRVVIQKHIFLVDLHILHVHGPEVILGKIWLKQMRRVTSDYIEGTLEFLRNGRHVCLKLVPPSAEEVSLKTFASLLPLLGQTELFELVQLPAEGPREGSAVEALVFPPELPDEIRSVLESHKEVFGLPSGVPPIRQFDHKIHLLSNAKPVNARPYRYPYFQKNEIEKQVKEMLESGIIRPSQSPFSSPVLLIRKKDSSFRFCIDYRALNAVTVPDHFPIPTIDELFDELGAARFFTKLDLRSGYHQIRMTEEDIFKTAFRTHDGHFEF